From Leptospira fainei serovar Hurstbridge str. BUT 6, the proteins below share one genomic window:
- the leuC gene encoding 3-isopropylmalate dehydratase large subunit gives MNPRTLYDKIWEHHLIVSGQGNEALLFVDRHLLHEVTSAQAFEALRNKRRNVKYPKLTLAVIDHNISTKDRSNKNAAGSVSRIQMDTIERNCREFGIELYGWENPDQGIVHVLAPELGFTLPGTLVVCGDSHTATHGAFGALAFGIGTSEVEHVLATQTLRQSKAKSMLVKLNGKLRRGITSKDIALTLIGTVGTNGGQGYVIEYSGEVIKDLSMDARMTLCNMSIEAGARAGLIAPDEITFEYLNGKDFSPRGAAFIQALEYWKTLYSDSEEAFDKIVEMDVSQVEPQVTWGTNPSQTVSISDIVPNPNSFAETNLKETAEKAIQYMGLTPETKIDEIRIDKVFIGSCTNSRIEDLRAAATLAKGRTVHPNVKAIVVPGSGRVKRQAEFEGLDQIFLAAGFEWREPGCSLCLAMNDDVLESGERCASTSNRNFEGRQGRGGRTHLVSPMMAVGAAVTGKFTDIREWKEI, from the coding sequence ATGAACCCCAGAACCCTATATGATAAAATTTGGGAACACCACCTGATTGTTTCCGGACAAGGAAATGAAGCCTTACTTTTTGTGGACAGACATTTGCTGCACGAAGTGACATCCGCACAAGCGTTCGAAGCGTTGCGCAACAAGAGAAGAAACGTGAAATATCCGAAGTTAACCCTTGCGGTGATCGACCATAATATTTCCACTAAAGACAGAAGTAATAAGAATGCTGCCGGCTCGGTTTCGAGAATTCAAATGGATACGATCGAACGAAACTGCCGAGAGTTCGGAATCGAACTGTACGGCTGGGAGAATCCGGACCAAGGCATCGTTCATGTTCTTGCTCCGGAGCTCGGCTTCACATTACCCGGAACCTTAGTCGTTTGCGGAGATTCTCATACGGCGACTCACGGAGCATTCGGAGCGCTGGCTTTCGGTATCGGAACCAGCGAGGTGGAGCATGTCTTAGCCACACAAACTTTGAGGCAAAGTAAGGCAAAATCAATGTTGGTAAAACTGAACGGTAAACTTAGAAGAGGCATAACTTCGAAGGATATCGCGCTAACCTTGATCGGCACAGTAGGAACGAACGGCGGACAAGGTTATGTTATAGAATATTCCGGAGAAGTCATAAAAGACCTTTCTATGGATGCGAGAATGACTCTTTGCAATATGAGCATCGAAGCCGGGGCCCGCGCTGGCTTAATCGCTCCGGATGAAATAACATTCGAATATCTGAATGGAAAGGATTTTTCCCCCAGAGGTGCTGCGTTCATTCAGGCGTTGGAATATTGGAAAACCCTCTATTCCGATTCGGAGGAGGCCTTCGACAAAATCGTCGAGATGGATGTTTCCCAAGTTGAGCCGCAAGTCACTTGGGGAACGAATCCGTCTCAAACGGTCTCCATCTCGGACATAGTACCGAATCCGAATTCCTTTGCGGAAACGAATCTAAAGGAGACTGCCGAGAAAGCGATTCAGTATATGGGTTTAACTCCCGAAACGAAAATCGACGAAATCCGGATCGATAAAGTTTTTATCGGATCTTGTACCAATTCCAGAATCGAAGACCTTAGGGCCGCAGCGACTTTGGCAAAAGGGAGAACCGTGCATCCTAACGTGAAGGCGATCGTAGTTCCCGGTTCCGGTCGAGTCAAGCGTCAAGCCGAGTTCGAAGGTCTGGATCAAATTTTCTTAGCGGCTGGTTTTGAATGGAGGGAACCCGGTTGCTCCCTTTGCTTGGCGATGAACGACGACGTATTGGAATCGGGAGAACGATGTGCTTCCACATCGAATCGAAACTTCGAAGGAAGGCAAGGCCGAGGGGGACGCACACATCTTGTCAGTCCGATGATGGCAGTCGGTGCGGCTGTGACCGGAAAATTTACGGACATTCGGGAGTGGAAAGAAATATGA
- a CDS encoding MORN repeat-containing protein gives MIVFPLRPVSILFYALCLIVWINCSSAPNTKESPSNPEAAGNSSSDAPKSDSRSVNLSDETTEDGRCEQGDCENGSGVYVYSTGDKYVGNFKNGAREGNGKFEYKNGDQFNGNFSGDQKQGPGTYTFGNGTIVEGNFSDGILKGKATVSFPDGGVLEADFIDGNNSALGKFTRADGSQADCAFQSKALYCQSN, from the coding sequence ATGATCGTTTTTCCACTCCGGCCCGTTTCGATATTATTCTACGCGTTATGCTTGATTGTTTGGATCAATTGCTCAAGCGCCCCGAATACGAAAGAATCACCCTCTAATCCGGAAGCCGCAGGAAATTCCTCATCGGACGCTCCGAAATCCGATTCTCGTTCAGTGAATCTTTCGGACGAAACTACGGAAGATGGTCGTTGCGAACAGGGGGACTGCGAAAATGGTTCGGGAGTTTACGTGTATTCGACGGGAGATAAATACGTAGGAAATTTTAAGAACGGAGCACGAGAAGGAAACGGTAAATTTGAATATAAAAACGGAGACCAATTTAACGGAAATTTTTCCGGCGATCAAAAACAAGGACCCGGAACATATACTTTCGGCAATGGAACGATCGTGGAAGGGAATTTTTCCGACGGCATCCTGAAAGGAAAAGCCACTGTCTCCTTTCCGGACGGAGGAGTCTTAGAAGCGGATTTTATCGATGGAAACAATTCAGCCTTAGGAAAGTTTACACGGGCCGACGGGTCTCAGGCGGATTGCGCATTTCAATCCAAAGCGCTCTACTGCCAAAGCAATTAA
- the leuD gene encoding 3-isopropylmalate dehydratase small subunit yields the protein MKTWTKHTGIIAPLYRADIDTDQILPKQFMKKIERTGFGRHLFHDWRYLDSNGEIQNREFILNKPDYVKASILLTGSNFGCGSSREHAPWALSDFGIRVIVASSFADIFSINCPKNGIALVRLSEREIALLQKWVESVPKANATIDLHERKIGFGDTEIAFSLDENSVQRIRNGWDDVDLTLKDSERLSEFADRYFRERSYLTPFR from the coding sequence ATGAAAACATGGACAAAACATACGGGAATAATCGCGCCTCTTTATAGGGCAGATATCGATACGGACCAGATTCTGCCGAAGCAATTTATGAAGAAAATCGAACGAACAGGCTTCGGACGACACCTTTTCCATGATTGGAGATATTTGGATTCGAATGGAGAGATTCAGAACCGCGAATTCATATTAAATAAACCTGATTATGTCAAGGCGAGTATTCTACTCACCGGATCGAATTTCGGATGCGGCTCCAGTAGAGAACATGCGCCTTGGGCATTGTCCGATTTCGGAATTCGAGTGATTGTCGCGTCTTCGTTCGCGGATATTTTCTCCATTAATTGTCCGAAAAACGGGATCGCATTAGTGAGACTATCCGAGCGGGAGATTGCACTGTTACAAAAATGGGTGGAATCTGTTCCGAAAGCAAACGCGACGATCGACCTTCACGAACGAAAAATCGGATTCGGCGATACTGAGATTGCATTTTCTTTGGATGAAAATTCGGTGCAGAGGATTCGAAACGGGTGGGACGATGTTGACTTAACTTTAAAAGACTCCGAGCGTCTTTCAGAGTTTGCGGATCGGTATTTTCGGGAACGTTCCTATTTAACGCCTTTCCGTTAA
- a CDS encoding Rrf2 family transcriptional regulator, with product MSIPSRYSIAIHVLSLIELENSGELTSQLMASSIGTNPVVVRGILGKLKKAGLVVTRQGVPGASLAKTPAEIRLLEVYKAVESTEELFSIHAHANPKCPVGKKIQGALVGIFQEAQKALEDKLNDFSLADVLLNIEDESKKRA from the coding sequence ATGTCCATTCCAAGCAGATATTCCATCGCAATCCATGTCTTATCACTGATAGAGTTGGAGAATTCGGGAGAACTCACTTCTCAATTAATGGCGAGCAGCATCGGAACGAATCCGGTCGTCGTGCGCGGAATCCTAGGAAAACTAAAAAAGGCAGGCTTGGTTGTTACACGTCAGGGCGTTCCCGGCGCGAGCTTAGCTAAGACTCCCGCGGAAATCCGTCTTTTGGAAGTGTATAAGGCGGTCGAATCGACTGAAGAATTATTTTCCATCCATGCCCACGCTAATCCAAAATGCCCTGTAGGAAAAAAAATTCAAGGAGCTCTGGTCGGGATTTTCCAAGAAGCCCAGAAAGCTTTAGAAGATAAATTGAATGACTTTTCCTTAGCGGACGTTCTCCTCAATATAGAAGATGAAAGTAAAAAACGAGCCTGA
- a CDS encoding LysR family transcriptional regulator produces MEFRQIRYFLEIVKIGTFQRAAEGLGLTQPALSRQIALLEREIGKPLMERGSREISLTHEGEIFLGYADRMNALWEELKDGMKEPGKELSGTFSISAGGTVSAWILPKILKKIMMDHPGLVLSVREGDAQETKEALLRGEVDLGILTGPVAEHGLVEREFLSDRIIPVASKEHEIFKRKKIRLSDLNETSFVFFHPASAVRRAVEKKIKTLGKSFRPRISMELRSVESVIKSLEAGLGIGFLSEYSLNDRLRKIDLPELAAERKFFLCHRKFIRPGLALLMEEIAAAASGFTTE; encoded by the coding sequence ATGGAATTTAGGCAGATTCGTTATTTCTTGGAAATCGTCAAAATCGGGACCTTTCAACGGGCGGCAGAAGGGCTTGGCTTAACCCAACCCGCCTTATCTAGGCAAATCGCTCTGCTTGAGAGGGAGATCGGAAAACCCCTTATGGAACGAGGTTCGAGAGAGATTAGCCTTACGCACGAAGGGGAGATTTTTCTAGGCTACGCCGATAGAATGAATGCTCTATGGGAAGAACTTAAGGACGGAATGAAAGAACCCGGCAAGGAATTATCGGGAACATTTTCGATCTCGGCGGGAGGTACGGTGTCGGCTTGGATTTTGCCGAAAATACTTAAAAAAATTATGATGGATCATCCGGGACTCGTCTTATCGGTCAGAGAGGGAGACGCGCAGGAAACGAAAGAAGCCCTACTTAGAGGGGAAGTGGATTTAGGTATTCTTACCGGACCTGTCGCGGAACACGGTTTGGTGGAACGGGAATTTCTTTCGGATCGAATCATCCCGGTGGCCTCTAAAGAACACGAGATTTTCAAAAGAAAAAAAATTCGACTAAGCGATCTAAACGAAACTTCGTTCGTTTTTTTTCATCCGGCATCGGCAGTGAGAAGGGCAGTCGAGAAGAAAATTAAAACCTTAGGTAAGAGTTTTAGGCCGCGTATTTCCATGGAACTTCGGAGCGTGGAATCGGTAATAAAATCCCTGGAGGCCGGATTGGGAATCGGATTTCTATCGGAATATTCTCTTAACGATCGCTTGCGAAAGATCGATTTACCGGAATTAGCGGCAGAGAGAAAATTTTTTCTCTGCCATCGTAAATTCATTCGGCCGGGTCTTGCCTTACTGATGGAAGAGATCGCGGCCGCTGCATCCGGTTTTACGACCGAATGA
- the crcB gene encoding fluoride efflux transporter CrcB → MFLSYFLVAIGGAVGSVLRYTIQISAIRHGAATFPTGTFIVNIIGSVLIGLIYAISERGNFVSPEARILLASGFCGGFTTFSTFSHESLALLRANQIPLFFLYSFGSFTLCILAAAFGTWLGSLTRHF, encoded by the coding sequence ATGTTCCTATCATACTTTCTAGTTGCGATTGGCGGCGCAGTCGGAAGCGTTTTACGTTATACAATTCAGATAAGTGCGATAAGGCACGGAGCCGCGACGTTTCCAACCGGAACATTCATCGTAAACATTATAGGCAGCGTTTTAATCGGATTGATATATGCAATCTCCGAACGGGGAAATTTCGTTTCTCCCGAAGCGCGAATATTATTGGCATCGGGATTTTGCGGCGGATTCACCACTTTCTCGACGTTTAGCCACGAATCTTTAGCGCTATTGCGGGCAAATCAAATCCCTTTATTTTTCCTGTATTCTTTCGGAAGTTTTACCCTTTGCATTCTCGCTGCCGCCTTCGGTACTTGGCTAGGTTCGCTTACTCGACATTTCTGA
- the lsa20 gene encoding LIC11469 family lipoprotein adhesin Lsa20: MNRFCLAFIVFSIFVNCGKKENREEFSLNLKGKKGAVPVRIEWILKGVPGKMELYELAAQRPVQLWDTKSVASLEQAPISIPIKASTLLLSPGEIRRFALVYKNDSKDDLFFFAAPHSVTPPEFGFGFKFKCLCVNHLFKVESGNVWYRIVELRTMPNWASEEFSITHTLVKVDPSQAKEWESSRSRSISED, encoded by the coding sequence GTGAATCGATTTTGTTTGGCGTTCATAGTCTTTTCTATTTTCGTTAATTGCGGAAAAAAGGAGAACCGAGAAGAGTTTTCTCTTAATCTAAAGGGTAAGAAAGGTGCAGTACCGGTCAGGATCGAATGGATTCTGAAAGGAGTACCGGGCAAAATGGAATTGTACGAATTGGCAGCCCAAAGGCCGGTTCAACTCTGGGATACTAAGTCTGTCGCTTCTTTGGAACAGGCTCCGATCTCGATTCCTATCAAAGCCTCGACACTACTTCTTTCGCCGGGAGAAATTCGACGATTTGCGTTGGTTTATAAGAATGATAGCAAAGATGATTTATTTTTCTTTGCCGCTCCTCATTCGGTTACGCCGCCCGAATTCGGTTTTGGATTCAAATTCAAATGTCTATGCGTTAATCACCTGTTTAAGGTGGAATCGGGAAACGTTTGGTATAGAATCGTAGAGCTGAGAACGATGCCGAATTGGGCGAGTGAGGAATTTTCAATCACTCACACCTTGGTCAAAGTGGATCCTTCCCAGGCTAAGGAATGGGAATCCTCAAGATCTCGATCAATTTCGGAAGACTAA
- a CDS encoding NAD(P)-dependent oxidoreductase, translating into MKIIVYGATGMIGQRIVGEALSRGHEVIAVSRNPSALKLEHPKLSKQSGNILDSKSVETFAKYADVIISAIGPDKGGNPSTLSEAAQSILEGTSNSGNKLFYFVGGAGSLEIAPNLQLVDTPTFPEAYKSAALAHREALRVFQNSSSNHWTYLSPAAMIAPGERTGKYRLGGDQLVLDAEGNSKISAEDYALALLDEIESPKHTGKRFTLAY; encoded by the coding sequence ATGAAAATAATCGTGTACGGCGCCACAGGGATGATCGGCCAAAGAATAGTTGGCGAAGCGCTTTCCAGAGGTCATGAAGTGATCGCAGTTTCTCGAAATCCTTCGGCTCTAAAATTGGAGCATCCGAAACTATCAAAGCAGTCGGGTAATATTCTGGATTCTAAATCAGTGGAAACCTTCGCCAAGTATGCCGACGTCATTATCAGCGCTATCGGACCGGACAAAGGCGGAAATCCATCAACGTTAAGCGAAGCGGCCCAATCCATCTTAGAGGGAACATCAAACTCCGGTAATAAGCTATTTTACTTTGTCGGGGGAGCGGGAAGTCTGGAAATCGCTCCTAATTTACAATTAGTCGATACTCCGACGTTCCCGGAAGCGTATAAATCGGCGGCGCTGGCCCACAGAGAAGCTCTACGTGTTTTCCAAAATTCCTCCTCCAATCATTGGACGTACCTAAGTCCTGCGGCTATGATAGCCCCGGGCGAACGAACAGGAAAATATCGATTGGGGGGAGATCAGCTAGTACTGGATGCAGAAGGGAATAGTAAAATCTCAGCAGAAGATTATGCGTTAGCTCTTTTGGACGAGATAGAATCTCCTAAGCATACCGGAAAGAGATTTACTCTAGCCTATTGA
- a CDS encoding lysophospholipid acyltransferase family protein yields the protein MKPTLSLEPRIKKPTITIPDEAVRSGVFHLDRDTLGSPIRLQEGVTIRYETPLDRKRSLLDRVLFRSDLAFLIGYFSEIFASRKQCLKNEYTDEVWLESSGRILDVIEGCEGKFKIEGLEHVISPQGPVVFAGNHMSVLETFVFPYFLVAHRPITYVVKESLVNGKVFGPIMRSRNPIAVGRTNPREDLVKVLEQGTAILKGGTSIVVFPQSTRTRTFDPSEFNSIAVKLASRAGVPVVPFAVKTDFWQNGKLLKDIGSLVRNRMIHMKFGPPLSVATDARKNQEILLQFVLTNLKEWGVEIKNSIQ from the coding sequence ATGAAACCAACCCTCTCTCTCGAACCAAGAATTAAAAAACCTACGATAACCATTCCCGATGAAGCGGTTCGCAGCGGGGTTTTTCATTTAGATAGGGATACTCTGGGTTCTCCTATCCGACTACAAGAAGGGGTAACGATTCGATATGAAACGCCTCTCGATCGTAAGAGATCTCTTTTAGACCGGGTTTTATTTCGCAGTGATCTCGCTTTTCTGATCGGATATTTCAGCGAGATTTTTGCCAGCCGGAAGCAATGTTTAAAAAACGAATATACCGACGAAGTTTGGCTGGAATCCTCCGGTAGAATCCTGGACGTAATCGAAGGATGCGAAGGAAAATTTAAAATCGAGGGCCTGGAACACGTTATCTCTCCTCAAGGTCCGGTCGTGTTTGCCGGGAATCATATGAGTGTCTTGGAGACGTTCGTCTTTCCTTACTTCTTAGTGGCCCATCGACCCATAACCTACGTTGTTAAGGAAAGTCTTGTGAACGGAAAAGTTTTCGGTCCGATCATGCGATCTCGAAATCCGATAGCTGTCGGACGTACGAATCCGCGTGAGGATCTTGTGAAAGTGTTGGAGCAAGGAACTGCTATCCTCAAGGGGGGAACTTCTATCGTCGTATTCCCGCAGAGTACTCGAACGAGGACCTTCGATCCGAGCGAATTCAATTCGATCGCGGTAAAACTTGCGTCAAGAGCCGGAGTACCAGTCGTCCCCTTTGCCGTAAAAACGGACTTTTGGCAAAACGGAAAATTGTTAAAGGATATCGGTAGCCTGGTCAGGAATCGAATGATTCACATGAAGTTCGGCCCTCCCCTTTCCGTAGCCACCGATGCTAGAAAAAATCAGGAAATTCTACTACAATTCGTTCTTACGAATCTCAAAGAATGGGGCGTTGAAATCAAAAACTCCATTCAATAA
- a CDS encoding discoidin domain-containing protein yields the protein MRSKLFLIASFVLTLSACGKKLPVSMITATSMESGLPFDILEGKKWRPEKGANFVKLHVYPDESFLLSKIEIESCNGSFADSITAYVNFDEYSQDLTGGGSTATVQFSAPRSARSVTFNFHKNTDICVDKVVFYDEKGSKLGWKSPKVIEASVKASETAKPFLSYDVMNLFDSRYEYAWASDKRGKGVTLDFDFKEKQKIKALKIWNGYQRSERHCQTNGRLKTATLTGDDGYSAKIEVQDVLGPQTISLSKPFEGKKLRLTVDSIYDGKGYKGLIISELRFSDGDDWILPNPIEQVRKIAKENALQFAAANINNVLNWSYVGGEYSGEIPINSSSMEGTPPAPPEASADQPPQEEQVSDKYLVSSNWTLRLRSDGSMFLEGNTADEGGGSTTNRSFFALGNYEVKEAKPDGLKLRIFGLVRQKTSEEEYFGGDCNGCGRDCNMGESDPNNSEKIFQETIRIRKVGDKIYVQNENPDKVFHFKSLEMIQE from the coding sequence ATGCGTTCTAAGCTTTTCTTAATTGCGTCATTCGTTCTTACATTATCCGCTTGCGGGAAAAAACTTCCGGTTTCCATGATAACTGCCACCTCTATGGAGAGCGGTTTGCCATTCGACATTCTGGAAGGGAAAAAATGGAGACCTGAGAAAGGCGCCAATTTCGTGAAACTTCACGTTTATCCCGACGAGTCGTTTTTACTTTCTAAGATCGAAATCGAATCCTGCAACGGTTCGTTTGCGGACTCGATCACGGCATACGTTAATTTTGATGAATATAGCCAGGATTTGACCGGAGGAGGGTCCACGGCGACCGTGCAATTTTCCGCTCCTCGCAGTGCGCGTTCCGTTACATTCAATTTTCATAAAAATACGGATATCTGCGTGGATAAGGTCGTTTTCTACGATGAAAAAGGGTCCAAATTAGGTTGGAAATCTCCGAAAGTTATCGAGGCATCCGTAAAAGCTTCCGAAACCGCAAAGCCTTTTCTTTCCTACGACGTAATGAATTTATTCGATTCCCGTTACGAGTATGCTTGGGCATCCGATAAGCGAGGCAAAGGTGTTACGCTGGATTTCGATTTCAAAGAAAAGCAGAAAATAAAGGCGCTTAAAATTTGGAACGGCTATCAGCGCTCTGAACGCCACTGCCAGACGAATGGCCGGTTGAAAACGGCGACATTGACCGGAGACGATGGTTACAGCGCTAAGATCGAAGTTCAGGACGTACTAGGTCCTCAAACGATTTCACTGTCGAAGCCCTTCGAGGGAAAAAAGCTTCGTTTAACGGTTGATTCGATTTATGACGGAAAAGGTTATAAGGGGCTCATCATCAGTGAACTCCGCTTTTCCGACGGCGATGACTGGATTTTACCGAACCCGATCGAACAAGTTAGGAAAATCGCGAAAGAGAACGCTCTTCAGTTTGCTGCCGCTAATATTAATAATGTTTTAAATTGGAGTTATGTGGGCGGAGAATACTCCGGAGAGATTCCGATCAATTCCTCGTCGATGGAAGGAACTCCTCCTGCGCCTCCCGAAGCTTCCGCCGATCAACCACCTCAGGAAGAGCAGGTTTCGGATAAGTATCTTGTATCGTCCAATTGGACTCTTCGGCTCCGCTCGGACGGAAGCATGTTTTTGGAAGGAAATACGGCGGACGAAGGAGGAGGAAGCACTACGAATCGAAGTTTCTTTGCGTTAGGAAATTACGAAGTGAAAGAAGCTAAACCCGACGGTTTAAAGCTTAGAATTTTCGGACTCGTTCGGCAGAAGACGAGCGAGGAGGAATATTTCGGGGGCGACTGTAACGGGTGCGGAAGGGATTGCAATATGGGAGAATCCGATCCGAACAATTCCGAGAAAATATTCCAAGAGACTATTCGAATTCGTAAAGTCGGGGATAAGATTTATGTTCAAAACGAAAACCCGGATAAGGTATTTCATTTTAAATCCCTTGAAATGATTCAGGAATAA
- a CDS encoding DMT family transporter, with product MEENRLRTYLEFQISQLIISGNVLFSHILPYSPSVITWGRTLFSSLLLGSLLYLRKRPVLFSSKRDNLISFGLGVLLAVHWVTFFSSAQISNVAIAVLTLFTHPIWTVLLEPFYFKVKLKASDIAMAGLVFVGMWFLVPEFTFGNEYFVGVEIGLVSALTLALRNLLTKKYLSGHGSSQVMFHQSVTSCVILSPVLLFETTFKTGQDWALVFLLGTFFTAIGHTMYIKAVFKMKVKTAGLLATIQPVYSAILAWLILGEFPRQAEFVGGTLILVAAFVESFRYNRRSE from the coding sequence ATGGAAGAAAATCGTCTCCGGACCTATTTAGAGTTCCAAATCTCCCAATTGATTATTAGCGGGAACGTCCTCTTCTCTCATATCCTTCCCTACTCGCCCTCCGTAATCACTTGGGGAAGAACTTTGTTCTCTAGCCTTCTCCTCGGATCTCTCCTTTATTTAAGAAAGAGACCGGTCCTTTTTTCGTCCAAACGAGATAACCTGATCTCCTTTGGATTAGGAGTTCTTCTTGCCGTTCACTGGGTCACGTTTTTTTCGTCCGCGCAAATTTCCAACGTAGCGATAGCGGTCCTTACCTTATTCACTCATCCGATTTGGACTGTCCTACTCGAACCTTTCTATTTCAAGGTAAAATTAAAAGCGTCCGATATCGCCATGGCAGGCCTCGTATTTGTCGGGATGTGGTTTTTAGTACCGGAATTTACTTTTGGGAACGAATATTTTGTCGGAGTGGAAATCGGGCTCGTTTCTGCACTTACACTAGCATTACGAAATTTACTGACGAAAAAATATCTGTCCGGACACGGCTCCTCGCAGGTGATGTTTCATCAGAGCGTGACCTCTTGCGTGATACTTTCCCCGGTTCTTCTTTTCGAAACCACCTTCAAAACCGGACAGGATTGGGCTTTGGTATTTTTATTAGGAACCTTTTTCACGGCGATCGGCCATACGATGTACATTAAGGCCGTATTCAAAATGAAAGTAAAAACCGCAGGTTTACTTGCCACGATACAACCCGTTTACTCCGCTATTCTTGCTTGGCTGATCCTGGGAGAATTTCCGAGACAGGCGGAATTCGTCGGAGGAACTTTGATCTTAGTCGCCGCCTTTGTGGAATCCTTCAGATACAATCGCAGATCCGAATAA
- a CDS encoding alpha/beta hydrolase produces the protein MKRSIKFSLASVFIIVAAYTGIYYATLPSYQYKEHALPADFDTYYRTKLAETKTKGGRVGNEEKLVRFSQGKTPVAILYVHGFGASRAEGEESMDKIAAKLKANIYYLRLPGHGTNNEDHRDTDFSDYLTTAEESLLMMDKLGDKIVLVGTSMGGLISTYLASKYPDKIHALILLSPFFDFKTPIAKLFYFPGGTSLAEMINGKIRKSPPRVEGDGIGEKYYEYWYKDQYLSSVQHISNAKKFIASNETFANIHSPSLLIYYYKDADHQDKVASVSAMLEAFSKFGGDHPNPLNSKVAIERGHHVLTSKHVSTDKETIELSILAFLSKTGIK, from the coding sequence TTGAAACGTTCGATTAAATTTTCCTTGGCCTCCGTTTTCATAATCGTGGCCGCATATACCGGTATTTATTACGCGACTCTTCCCTCTTACCAGTATAAAGAGCATGCTCTACCCGCCGATTTCGATACCTACTATCGAACCAAATTGGCAGAAACCAAAACCAAGGGCGGTCGTGTCGGCAACGAGGAAAAACTAGTTCGCTTCTCCCAAGGGAAAACGCCAGTGGCAATTCTATATGTCCATGGATTCGGAGCTTCTCGCGCGGAAGGAGAGGAATCGATGGACAAAATAGCGGCAAAGCTCAAGGCCAATATTTACTATCTTCGCTTGCCGGGCCACGGGACGAACAACGAAGACCATAGAGATACTGATTTTAGCGACTATCTGACAACTGCCGAAGAGAGTCTGCTGATGATGGATAAGCTGGGTGATAAGATCGTATTGGTCGGAACCAGCATGGGGGGATTGATATCGACCTACCTAGCGTCCAAGTACCCCGATAAAATTCACGCGCTGATCTTATTATCCCCATTCTTCGATTTTAAGACGCCGATCGCCAAATTGTTTTATTTCCCCGGCGGCACTTCTCTGGCGGAAATGATCAACGGAAAAATCAGAAAGTCTCCTCCTAGAGTCGAAGGGGACGGAATCGGCGAGAAATATTACGAGTATTGGTACAAAGATCAATACTTATCGTCAGTACAACATATTTCAAACGCCAAAAAATTCATTGCGTCGAACGAGACATTCGCGAACATCCATAGTCCTTCTCTATTAATATATTATTATAAAGATGCGGATCATCAGGATAAAGTGGCTAGCGTATCAGCAATGCTGGAAGCATTTTCTAAATTCGGAGGAGATCACCCAAACCCACTGAACTCTAAAGTCGCTATTGAAAGAGGACATCATGTTCTCACTTCCAAGCACGTCTCGACAGATAAGGAAACGATCGAATTATCGATATTGGCCTTTTTATCCAAGACCGGCATCAAATGA